The following are encoded in a window of Arvicanthis niloticus isolate mArvNil1 chromosome 1, mArvNil1.pat.X, whole genome shotgun sequence genomic DNA:
- the LOC117721107 gene encoding olfactory receptor 5B12-like, whose amino-acid sequence MENNTEVTEFILTGLTDNSELQIPLFIVFLLIYLSTVLGNLGMVGLILLDSHLHTPMYLFLSHLSLVDFGYSSAITPKVMADLLSIDKIITHSACGTQFFFFVSFITTESFLLAAMAYDRYAAVCKPLHYTTTITTNTCACLTIGSYVCGFLNSSIHTGNIFRLSFCKFNVIDHFFCDAPPLLALSCSDTFVSEMVILFVVGFNDIFSIVVITISYLFIFITILRMHSSEGRQKAFSTCASHLTAVSIFYGSGIFMYLQPTSSHTMGNDKVASVFYTMIIPMLNPLVYSLRNKEVKSAFKKAVEKAKFPTAFTL is encoded by the coding sequence ATGGAGAACAATACTGAGGTGACTGAGTTCATTCTCACAGGGTTAACAGATAACTCAGAGCTCCAGATACCATTGTTCATTGTCTTCCTTCTCATCTATCTCAGCACTGTGCTTGGGAACCTGGGAATGGTAGGGTTGATTCTACTGGACTCACACCTCCACACTCCCATGTACCTTTTCCTTAGTCACCTATCTCTGGTGGACTTTGGTTATTCTTCAGCTATCACTCCCAAAGTAATGGCAGATCTCCTCTCAATAGACAAAATCATAACTCACAGTGCTTGTGGCACCCAATTCTTCTTCTTTGTAAGCTTTATAACTACAGAAAGCTTCCTCTTGGCAGCCATGGCTTATGATCGCTATGCAGCAGTGTGTAAGCCCCTGCATTATACCACCACCATAACCACAAACACATGTGCTTGTCTGACCATAGGCTCCTATGTCTGTGGCTTCCTGAATTCCTCTATTCACACTGGAAACATTTTCAGGCTCTCCTTCTGCAAGTTTAATGTGATAGACCACTTTTTCTGTGATGCTCCACCTCTCCTGGCCCTTTCATGCTCAGATACATTTGTCAGTGAGATGGTGATTTTATTTGTGGTAGGTTTCAATGATATCTTCTCTATTGTGGTCATCACGATCTCATACCTGTTTATATTCATTACCATTCTGAGGATGCATTCATCTGAAGGACGCCAGAAGGCCTTTTCCACATGTGCTTCTCACCTTACTGCAGTATCCATCTTTTATGGGTCAGGCATCTTCATGTACTTGCAGCCTACTTCTAGCCACACCATGGGAAATGACAAGGTGGCATCTGTATTCTATACCATGATCATCCCCATGTTGAATCCTTTGGTCTACAGCCTGAGGAACAAAGAGGTCAAGAGTGCATTCAAAAAGGCTGTGGAGAAAGCAAAATTTCCTACAGCATTCACACTTTAA